A segment of the Halovivax limisalsi genome:
CCGAGCACCCGCAGTCGCCGATCCCGCCGGACGAGCGCGATTCGTTCGACGGACTCTCCTACTTCGACCCCGACCCCGCCTATCGCGTGACGGCAGACGTGACCGTCCACGACGATCCCGAGGTCGTTTACGTGGACACCTCGACGGGCGGCGAGATGCGCTACCTCGCCGTGGCGACGCTGTCGATGACGCTCCCATCGGCCGATCCGGACGCCGCGGACGCCGACGTCGACCTCGACGGCTATCGCCAGGAGAGCGCCGAGGACGAGACGCTGTTCGTCCCGATCCGCGACAAGACGACGGGCCAGCAGACCTACGAGGGCGGGCGCTACCTCGAACTGGCGGCGGATCGATCGCTGTCGACCGGCGACGAGATCGTCGTCGACTTCAACCTGGCGTACGCGCCG
Coding sequences within it:
- a CDS encoding DUF1684 domain-containing protein, which produces MDFDVDAWRAELEAKREEKDDFFAEHPQSPIPPDERDSFDGLSYFDPDPAYRVTADVTVHDDPEVVYVDTSTGGEMRYLAVATLSMTLPSADPDAADADVDLDGYRQESAEDETLFVPIRDKTTGQQTYEGGRYLELAADRSLSTGDEIVVDFNLAYAPFCAYSEAFECPLPPESNWIEVAIPAGERGP